The Deltaproteobacteria bacterium genome includes the window TCGCTCCGCCGGCGGCCGCGGCGGCTTCCGCGGCCATCCATGGCCGCTTATCCTCGCTATTCGCTCGGCGCCGCCTTGGGTTCAACTCCGGTTAGCCTCCACCAAACGCAGAAAAACCGACCCAACTGAAAAACAGTGGTCGGTTTTCGGGATCGTTTGGTGGAGGCGGGGGGAGTTGAACCCCCGTCCGAAGACTCTTTACTCAGGGCTGCTACGTGCGTTTCCGGTCGTTTGGATCTCGTCTTCGGGGACCCCGGCCGGCAGGGTTCCCTTCGACCATCCCGGCTTGGATTTCACCGTTCCGCCCCCCGGGAGGGAGCATCCGGCTATCCCGTAAGCTCGACGCCCTTCCGTTTATACGGGCATTCAACGGTCGGACGTACGCGGCTTAAGCCGCGTAAGCGTAGCTATAGTCGTTGGCGACTATGTGGTTCCCGCTTTTGACGAGGGTGCGGGGCCTCGGCACGCAACCCAGGAGCATCGACGTCCCCGTCGAATCCGTTTCGCCCCCGTTCGTTTCAATTAAAGGATACCACCACGAGGCAAATTGATAAACAGGCCCGGCGCCTGTTTGAAACGGCAATGGCCGGGCGGGACTTCGGCTCCCATCCGGCCACCGCCTTATGTGAAGTCCACCTTCGCTCCGCGCGTGGGAAAAACCATGCGCTTCGGAGCTACGGCGGATCACGCCGCCTTTCTGTACAACGCCGACCTCCCCAGCCACCTGGAAAAGGTCGTCATCCTGATCCCCCAGCGATGTTCGAGTTGCGGAATGTCCACCTGGTATCCGACCCGGTTGAACCACAGGTACATCAGCGCGAAATCGTGTCCGACGGCGGCTTCCGCTTTTTCATCCGGTATCTGTTCGTACCGGACTTCACGGTTCGATGCGCAGGAGATCTGCATGACGATATCGCGCATAGTCAGTTCGTCCCCCGCGAGGTCGATATCCTTCCCAAGGAACTCATCCGGACGCAGGAACGCCTCGGAGGCGAATTCTCCTATGTCGGACAGCGCGATCATCTGCAGCTTCCTCTCCGGATGAACGGGGGTCGTCATTACCCCCTTCTCGATCGACGGGGCAAGCCACGGCGAAGCAAAATTCTCCATGAACCATACGGGCCGCAGGATCGTGCATGCCTGCCCGGTTTCCTTTATATACGATTCCACCTTTGCCTTGCTTTCGAAATGCGGGATCCCGGTGTTTTTATTCGCTGCGCAGACCGACGTGTAGACGATTTGCGGAGCGCCGAACTTCCAGCAGGCCAATACGATCTCCTTCCCTTGCTGCATTTCGGCTTCCGGCCCCTTCTCGAATGGAGTGCCCACGATGAAGACCCCGTCCGCGCCGCGGACCGCCTCCTTCAGGCTTTCCCTGTCATCGAAGTCGCCGCGCAAAACTTCCGCTCCCCGTTGCGCCAATTCCCTGGCTTTTTCGGGAGACCGCGTAAGCACTCGCACGTTCTGCCCTTTCGAAATAAGGCAGCGGGCGACGGCGCCCCCCTGTTGGCCGGTTGCCCCCGTGACGAGTATCGTTTTCCTCGATGCCATGATCGAGTCCCTCCTTGAACTTCCGTTTCCTGGTTAGATGCCCCTTATGGCCACGGGAATCGCTTCCCGGACCGATAAATACCCGATGCTATAATCCTTCCCCATGTCCCGGATGAAAGTTCTCCTTCCGTTCCTTTGCCTGTTATCGACGTTCATCGGCGTTGACGCCCGCGCGTGCGACATGCTCACCATTGCGGCGGTCGGGGATATCATGATGGGCACGACATGGCCGGAAGAGATGCTTCCACCCCGGGACGGGGACGGGATTTACGACAACGTCCTCGAAGGCTTGCGTAACGCCGACATCGTGTTCGGAAACCTGGAAGGGCCGCTGCTTGACGGCGGTGAGGGGATCAAGTGCGGCAGGAAGAAGCGCGGGAAAAACCTGTGCTTCGAGTTCCGCACCCCCGCCCGGTATGTGCGACATCTTCAGACAGCGGGTTTCAATGTCCTTAACGTCGCGAACAATCACTCTTTCGACTTCGGTCCCGAAGGGGTGGAGAACACCATTCTTGCGCTGGACAACACGGGGGTCCGGGCGACCGGGGGCGAGAATGTCGCCGTGTTCTGCATCAAGAGCAAGCTCGTCGCCGTGGCTGGTTTTTCCTACTCACCACTCTCTTCCCATTCCTTTCCCATACAGGATCCGGCCGAGGCAGCGGAATTCATCGGCGGATTGAAGGAAGGGCACGACCTTGTCATCGTGTCGTTTCATGGGGGGAGTGAAGGGAAGGATGCGATGCGCGTGCCTGACGGCGACGAGATCTTCGCGGGGACGAATCGGGGGAACGTAGTGCGTTTCGCCAGGGCGGCGATCGACGCAGGCGCGGACCTCGTGCTTGGACACGGGCCGCATGTTCCCAGGGCGCTGGAACTCTACAAGGGGAAACTTATCGCCTACAGCCTGGGTAATTTCCTGACGTACGGGAGATTCAACATACAGGGGCCCAGCGGTGTGAGCCTTGTGCTGCGGGCCGGGATTGATCTGGAGACGGGGAATTTCGTCGGCGGGGCGATCGTCCCGGTGGAGTTGCGCGAACGCGGGATTCCATTCATCGACAAGGACGGAAAGGCGGTGAATCTCATCCGTGAGCTGACCGGGTCGCGGGGATTCCCGTCAGGGCTCGTCATCGAGGAAGACGGGAAAATAGTGCCGGCCTCGGTCAAGGATGATGAATGACATCATGGAATGTGCGTTGATCAACGGGTGAGCCGGAAACGATGAGCCGGGGCGTTATCAGATCTCGTCGACCTGTTCCTGCAGCGGGATACGCCGCCCGCCGATGAAACGTTTGTAGTAGTACGGTGCGTCCATGCTGTCGATCTTGACCTTGCGTTCCCTCGAAGAAGCGTGGATGAACTGGTTGTTGCCGAGATAGATGCCGACGTGCGAAGGGAACTTGGCGTAAGTCCGGAAGAAGACCAAATCCCCGACGGATAGCTCATCCCGGCTCACCTTCTCTCCGTGTCGGAACTGTTCCCTCGCCGTCCTCGGAAGAACGACATCCAGCACGCCGAAGACCTTCTGCACGTAGCCCGAGCAGTCGATCCCGAGGAACGAACTCCCGCCGAACCTGTATGGAATGTCGAGCATTTTATGCGCGATGCTTATCAACTTCTCCTTGATTCCACCGAGGCCGGTCCCCTTGGCAGGTTCGGTGAGTTCCCGTACCTCCTTGACGACGGGTGATGCCGCGATTTCCCTCAGTTCCCTGGCGATCAGGGATTCCCTGGGGATCTCGGCAGGCGGAGCATCTTGCGGGGGAGGCGCCGCGGCGACAACCGGTTCCTCTTCCTTCTGCTTCCTTACGAGTATTTTCGCCCCAGCCTTTACGCGTTTCGGCTTCCGGATATGATTCAACGCCTTCAATTCCCTGATCGTCATCCCGTACATTTCCGCGATTTCGGAGAGGGTCTCGCCTTTTTCCACCGTGTGAGGGCAGGTTTCAGGCGCGTTGGCGCCCGCAGGCGCCTCCGCCGCTTTGGCCGACCGGGCGGATGAATTTCGCATTGGAATCGTAAGCCTGTCGCCCGGTTTCAGCCGGTCTGATTCCAGGCCGTTCGCCTCGATTATGCGGTCTGCTTTGACGTGGAACTTCTTCGCGATCCGCGCAAGGCTGTCCCCTCTACGGACCTTGTAGACTTCGTCCGCACCGGCAGCCAATGGTATGGCCAACAGGAGAAAAGAGTAAAAAATTATGTGGCGTCGAAGGGTCATCGTGAAAAAATTCGGTTTATTAATTTCCTTTACATTCGCTTGTTTGTCAAGCCGCAATCTTTTTGCAATCTAGTCCGGGTGCGGCAGCCTCGCCAGGCTTCGATGGGTTTGCAGTCTCTTGTCGGCTATTCGGGCCGGTTTCTTCAGTATTTTCGTGTCGTTTTACGTCCTTTTCCACGCACTGCGCGCTCGATGTCGCGCCTGGCGTCCCTTTCCGCGATATCTTCCCGCTTGTCGTAGAGCTTCTTTCCACGGGCCAGCCCGATTTCCATCTTCACATGGGGGCCTTTCAGGTAGATTTTGAGCGGGATGAGCGTGAGGCCGCGCTCCCGGGTCTTTCCGAGGAGATAGTCGATCTCCTTGCGCCGGAGAAGGAGTTTGCGGACCCGCAATGGATCGATCACGCGAAGGTCCCCGTGGGAGTATGGCGATATGTGCATGTTTTCAATGAATGCTTCGCCGTCCCGGACAGCGCCGTGGGCATCCTGGATATTGACCCGTCCCTGGCGGATAGACTTCACTTCGTACCCGTGCAGAACCATGCCGCATTCGAAGTTTTCAAGGATATGGTACTCGTGCCGGGCGCGCCGGTTCGTCGCGACTATTTTGACGCGCGATTCAGGCTTCTCCGTCATCTGGTACGCTCGTAGCGTGGAATGCCGCCGACAACTGTCATATGGACGTTATTACCGCCCGTCCGATCCACCAGGTTCCTGATTGCCGCGTCTCCTTCTCCATCGGGATTGTCCGCCACGATGAAGTCGGCCGCTCCCCCGGGCCGCAACGTGCCGCACGGCAGCCCAAGTGCCGCCGCCCCGTTTTCGGTGGCGGCACGGAAAAGCACGCCTGATAGTTCCGTTTCCACGAGTCTCCCCCGATACAGCGAACGCGCCGCCCTGATCTCCTCCCATACGTTCAGGTCGGGCACCGAACCAAGGCTGTCCGTCCCGAGCGCGAAGGGAACGCCGGTATCCACAAAACGGGTTACATCGGGATGGCCGTTTCCATGCGCCGAGTTGCTTCGTGGACAAAGAACGAACCGCGCTCCCGTCCTTCGCAGGCTGGCGACCTCGTCGGGAGACAGGTGGACATTATGCACCAGGAGAAGCCCTTCGCGTAACAGCCCCGCGCTTCGAAGATAGTTCTCGATGGGCATCCCGATTCCGCGGAACCATGAGACGTCCTTTCCGACGGCGGGATAAAGACGGGTTGCGACGTGTCCGCCGCCGCTCGAAAGAAATTCCATTTCGGCGGGGGACTCCGCCAGGTGGAGGCAGACGGGAAGATTTTTCCGCGCGGCGAGGTTCCCCATGGAACCGAGAAGCGCCGGTCCCACGGTGTAAAGGGTATGCGGGGAGATGCCCGGAACGACTATCGACCCGACTGCCCGGGATGATTCTTCCAAATCCGCCAATACCGCTTCTACGGCGTCCAGGACCTCCGCGGCAGCGTCCGGAGCGAACCCGATTCCTTCCGCGAAGACCCGGGCTCGCAGCGGACATGTCGAGTAGGCTGCCGGATCCGGCCCGCAGACTTCCCCGACGGAAGTGGTCCCGCAGGATAGAGCCTCCTCGGAACCAGCCTCGAAGTTCCGCCTGAACTCCCCGGGCGGGGCATTGCGCTTCCATGCGATGACGCGAAGGATCCATTCGACGAACGGAGACTCGCCGGCGGATGCTCCGGCAAACGGGATTTCCAGGCGGGGTATCTGCAGATGAGTATGAGCGTTTACGAGGCCGGGAATGACGGCGGCGCCGGGGAATTCCCTTCTTTCGAATCCGCCGGGGATGCTCCGTTCCACATCTCGGGGCCTGCCGGCCGCCACGACGGCGCCTTCCAGCACCGCCACCGCACCCGGGGAAAGCACGGTCGAGGAATCCAAAAAAATGCGCGAGGCGATGTATACCTTCGCCCCGCGCCCCTTGTCTGCGCTATCTCTCATTTACCAACAAACGGGGACGTTCTTAAAAACGGGGACATACTTAAAAACAGGGACGTTCCTGAGTTTTTTCTGATAACTGTGGTAAAAAAACTCAGGAACGTCCCTGTTTTTAAGTATGTCCCCGTTTTTAAGTAACGTCCCTTTTTGTAACTTCCCCGATTTCAAATCTACCGGGCGGCGGCGACCCGGGGGATCTGGCTCTCCGATTCGACCTTCCGCTTCACGTTGGTGATCCGGTTCTTGGCGTCGACGTAGACAAGCGTCGGCTGAAAGTCCGCCAGCTCCCTCTCGTCGTAGGCCGAGAAGGCGGCGATGATCACCAGGTCGCCCTTGCTTACCTGGCGGGCAGCCGCGCCGTTCAGGCAGATGACGCCGGAGCCGGGCTCGCCGTCGATGACGTAGGTGGAGAAGCGGTTCCCGTTGTCGACGTTCCAGATGTGCACCTGCTCGTACTCGACGAGCCCCGCCGCGTCCATCAGCGTCTTGTCGATCGTCACGCTCCCCTCGTAATGCAGCACGGCGTCGGTCACCGTCGCACGATGGATCTTGCACTTAAGCATTGTGCGCATCATGATGGTTTCCCCTCCAGGGTGATGTTATCGATAAGGCGTGCGGGCCCCACCCGGGCCGCCGCTAAAATCGTCATTCTTCCGGATACCGAAATTTCCCGGGAGAGCGTCACCGGGTTCCGGGCTTCCACGTATTCCAGCTTGGCGCGCGGCTCGGCGGCGATCTTCGCCCGTGCCGCGTTAACCAGCTTTTCCGGGACACGGACTCCCGCCGCGTACAGTTCCCGGGCCGCGCACAGACCCTTGTACAGGCAGAGCGCCGCCGTCCGGTCCTCTCCCTTCAAATACTTGTTCCGCGAGCTCATCGCCAGTCCGTCGGGCTCCCGTACGATCGGCGCCCCCACGATCTCCACGTCCAGGTTCAGGTCGCGCGCCATCGTGCGGATGACGGCGAGCTGCTGGAAATCCTTCTCCCCGAAAACCGCCACGTGCGGCCTCGCGATGATGAGCAGCTTGGCCACCACCGTTGCGACTCCCCGGAAGTGACCGGGCCGCATCGCCCCGCACAGCCCGCGCGAAACGCCGTTTACTTCGATATAGGTCTGGTACCCGTCGGGATACATTTCGTGGACACCGGGGAGAAACACGGCCTCCACGCCCGCCGCCCCAAGCATCGCCAGGTCCCGCTCTTCGTCGCGAGGATATCTCTCGTAATCCTCCCCGGGACCGAACTGGGTGGGATTGACGAAGATCGAAGCCGCGACGGCATCGCATCCCCGCTCTTTCGCGATACGCACGAGGCTCACGTGCCCATCGTGCAGGTAGCCCATAGTCGGGACGAAGCCGACCCGCTTCCCTTCGGCGCGCTGCGCTTCCGACCACGCCCGCATGGCATCCGGAAGGTGAAACGTTTCCATCAGAACGAATGCTCCTTGCCTGGGAATTTCCCTTCACGCACTTCGTCGGAATATGCCTGCACGGCGTCCGCCACCGGTTTTTTCAGCTCCGCGAACCTCTTCAGGAACTTCGGGCGGAACTCGTCGAAAAGCCCCAGGAGGTCCTGCATCACCAGCACCTGCCCGTCGCAGCGCGGTCCGGCCCCGATGCCGATGGTGGGGATCGCGACCCGCTCGGTGATCTCGCCCGCGAGGTCGGCAGGCATCCCCTCAAGAACCATCGCGAACGCCCCCGCTTCCTGCACCGCAAGCGCGTCGTCCATCAGGCGTTCCCGCTGAACGTCGGTCTTCCCCTGCACCCGGTAGCCGCCCATCCGGTGGATCGACTGCGGAGTGAGCCCGATGTGGCCCATCACCGGGATATCCGCCGCCGCGATGGCCCGTATCGTTGCCTCGACGTTTCGCCCCCCTTCCAGCTTGACCGCCTCCGCCCCTGCCTGGAGGAGCAGCCCGGCGTTCCGTACGGCTTCGCCTGGCGACACCTGAAAGGACAGGA containing:
- a CDS encoding pantoate--beta-alanine ligase, whose product is METFHLPDAMRAWSEAQRAEGKRVGFVPTMGYLHDGHVSLVRIAKERGCDAVAASIFVNPTQFGPGEDYERYPRDEERDLAMLGAAGVEAVFLPGVHEMYPDGYQTYIEVNGVSRGLCGAMRPGHFRGVATVVAKLLIIARPHVAVFGEKDFQQLAVIRTMARDLNLDVEIVGAPIVREPDGLAMSSRNKYLKGEDRTAALCLYKGLCAARELYAAGVRVPEKLVNAARAKIAAEPRAKLEYVEARNPVTLSREISVSGRMTILAAARVGPARLIDNITLEGKPS
- a CDS encoding C40 family peptidase, with the translated sequence MTLRRHIIFYSFLLLAIPLAAGADEVYKVRRGDSLARIAKKFHVKADRIIEANGLESDRLKPGDRLTIPMRNSSARSAKAAEAPAGANAPETCPHTVEKGETLSEIAEMYGMTIRELKALNHIRKPKRVKAGAKILVRKQKEEEPVVAAAPPPQDAPPAEIPRESLIARELREIAASPVVKEVRELTEPAKGTGLGGIKEKLISIAHKMLDIPYRFGGSSFLGIDCSGYVQKVFGVLDVVLPRTAREQFRHGEKVSRDELSVGDLVFFRTYAKFPSHVGIYLGNNQFIHASSRERKVKIDSMDAPYYYKRFIGGRRIPLQEQVDEI
- a CDS encoding amidohydrolase family protein: MRDSADKGRGAKVYIASRIFLDSSTVLSPGAVAVLEGAVVAAGRPRDVERSIPGGFERREFPGAAVIPGLVNAHTHLQIPRLEIPFAGASAGESPFVEWILRVIAWKRNAPPGEFRRNFEAGSEEALSCGTTSVGEVCGPDPAAYSTCPLRARVFAEGIGFAPDAAAEVLDAVEAVLADLEESSRAVGSIVVPGISPHTLYTVGPALLGSMGNLAARKNLPVCLHLAESPAEMEFLSSGGGHVATRLYPAVGKDVSWFRGIGMPIENYLRSAGLLREGLLLVHNVHLSPDEVASLRRTGARFVLCPRSNSAHGNGHPDVTRFVDTGVPFALGTDSLGSVPDLNVWEEIRAARSLYRGRLVETELSGVLFRAATENGAAALGLPCGTLRPGGAADFIVADNPDGEGDAAIRNLVDRTGGNNVHMTVVGGIPRYERTR
- the smpB gene encoding SsrA-binding protein SmpB; its protein translation is MTEKPESRVKIVATNRRARHEYHILENFECGMVLHGYEVKSIRQGRVNIQDAHGAVRDGEAFIENMHISPYSHGDLRVIDPLRVRKLLLRRKEIDYLLGKTRERGLTLIPLKIYLKGPHVKMEIGLARGKKLYDKREDIAERDARRDIERAVRGKGRKTTRKY
- a CDS encoding NmrA/HSCARG family protein; translation: MASRKTILVTGATGQQGGAVARCLISKGQNVRVLTRSPEKARELAQRGAEVLRGDFDDRESLKEAVRGADGVFIVGTPFEKGPEAEMQQGKEIVLACWKFGAPQIVYTSVCAANKNTGIPHFESKAKVESYIKETGQACTILRPVWFMENFASPWLAPSIEKGVMTTPVHPERKLQMIALSDIGEFASEAFLRPDEFLGKDIDLAGDELTMRDIVMQISCASNREVRYEQIPDEKAEAAVGHDFALMYLWFNRVGYQVDIPQLEHRWGIRMTTFSRWLGRSALYRKAA
- the panB gene encoding 3-methyl-2-oxobutanoate hydroxymethyltransferase, whose product is MKAEGRKIVMITAYDALFSKIFDEVGVDIILVGDSLGQVVLGLPNTLGVTMEDMVRHTGAAARGRKRAYLIADMPFLSFQVSPGEAVRNAGLLLQAGAEAVKLEGGRNVEATIRAIAAADIPVMGHIGLTPQSIHRMGGYRVQGKTDVQRERLMDDALAVQEAGAFAMVLEGMPADLAGEITERVAIPTIGIGAGPRCDGQVLVMQDLLGLFDEFRPKFLKRFAELKKPVADAVQAYSDEVREGKFPGKEHSF
- a CDS encoding aspartate 1-decarboxylase produces the protein MMRTMLKCKIHRATVTDAVLHYEGSVTIDKTLMDAAGLVEYEQVHIWNVDNGNRFSTYVIDGEPGSGVICLNGAAARQVSKGDLVIIAAFSAYDERELADFQPTLVYVDAKNRITNVKRKVESESQIPRVAAAR
- a CDS encoding CapA family protein, whose protein sequence is MKVLLPFLCLLSTFIGVDARACDMLTIAAVGDIMMGTTWPEEMLPPRDGDGIYDNVLEGLRNADIVFGNLEGPLLDGGEGIKCGRKKRGKNLCFEFRTPARYVRHLQTAGFNVLNVANNHSFDFGPEGVENTILALDNTGVRATGGENVAVFCIKSKLVAVAGFSYSPLSSHSFPIQDPAEAAEFIGGLKEGHDLVIVSFHGGSEGKDAMRVPDGDEIFAGTNRGNVVRFARAAIDAGADLVLGHGPHVPRALELYKGKLIAYSLGNFLTYGRFNIQGPSGVSLVLRAGIDLETGNFVGGAIVPVELRERGIPFIDKDGKAVNLIRELTGSRGFPSGLVIEEDGKIVPASVKDDE